One Gossypium raimondii isolate GPD5lz chromosome 3, ASM2569854v1, whole genome shotgun sequence genomic window carries:
- the LOC105793816 gene encoding B-box zinc finger protein 21 — MKIQCDVCEKEAASVCCTADEAALCGACDHRVHHANKLASKHQRFSLLHPSSSKQVPLCDICQEKRGFVFCVQDRAILCKDCDVPIHSANQYTQKHDRFLLTGVKLSATSALYDGDSLPQFNSQTLVNDPFSVSPASFNPSSAAMTTTATAAVINKNSGDNNLLPSETCASVSSISDYLIEMLPGWHVEDFLDSGFSKSDDGLLPFVDAVLERNTTTFSPESSGLWVPQHSPSSLCTPHNSSQIGGQTGWFKETIGIKANRRWTDDSFTVPEITPPSTASKRFRPLS; from the exons ATGAAGATTCAGTGTGACGTGTGTGAGAAAGAGGCCGCCTCCGTGTGCTGCACCGCTGACGAAGCCGCCCTCTGCGGCGCCTGTGATCACCGCGTCCACCATGCCAACAAGCTTGCTTCAAAACACCAACGTTTTTCCCTTCTCCATCCTTCCTCTTCTAAACAAGTCCCTCTCTGTGACATCTGTCAG GAGAAACGAGGATTCGTGTTTTGTGTACAAGACAGGGCAATTCTATGTAAAGATTGTGATGTTCCAATTCACTCAGCAAACCAATATACCCAGAAGCATGACAGGTTTCTTCTTACAGGGGTTAAGCTCTCTGCTACCTCGGCTCTCTACGATGGTGATTCCCTTCCTCAATTCAATTCTCAAACATTGGTCAACGATCCCTTCTCTGTTTCTCCAGCGAGTTTCAATCCATCTTCAGCGGCTATGACTACAACAGCAACAGCAGCAGTCATTAACAAGAACAGTGGAGATAATAACCTCTTACCAAGTGAAACATGTGCTTCAGTGAGCAGCATATCTGACTACTTGATAGAGATGCTTCCAGGGTGGCACGTCGAAGATTTCCTTGATTCCGGTTTCTCTAAG AGTGATGATGGTCTGTTGCCGTTTGTCGACGCTGTTCTTGAGAGGAATACGACTACTTTCTCACCAGAAAGTTCAGGGCTTTGGGTTCCACAGCACTCACCATCTTCCTTGTGTACTCCCCATAATTCTTCACAAATAGGAGGGCAAACTGGGTGGTTCAAGGAAACTATAGGCATCAAAGCTAACAGGAGATGGACGGATGATTCTTTTACGGTTCCAGAGATCACCCCTCCCTCCACTGCCTCCAAGAGATTTAGGCCTCTTTCATAA
- the LOC105793815 gene encoding uncharacterized protein LOC105793815 isoform X1, protein MEISLLSSTQKYAASALFAVALHHSQLHQTRPTTRLLSLEEEPIGEGASNSSTISVSDFPHLWIHDNSGLLLPVFRFMEVEDQAWEGLKETAGVSTQARHHVGSFMTLLSETNDEVSSGIREKELALLKAVDATMLSMESSLVLSEDSDKSCDYETHCRQRCAYPDTTTATDPNGRIPRTTPNISNNEDVDGSGFRFFEKPIEEGKLLSEERKLTVLYELLSSCVADYVTDGGSKGYDARHRVALRLLATWLNVKWTKMEAMEIIVACNLIVRLKNEDAEQFGKSKNDKWKQAGIIGASALTGGSLVALTGGLAAPVVGHGLGALAATLGSIVPAVGVGGFALAASATGPISGSVAVAASFGAAGAGLAGSRTVIRIEDLDEFEFIQTGLYHNQGRLAVGILISGIAFEEEDFLRPWENYNDNLERYVLKWESKNLIALNAGIMEWITSKVASNLLQGGAMLTVLSTLLAEEPLPAALLAASDLIDSAWAIAVDRSDKAGKLLAELLISGLQGHRPVTLVGFSLGARVILKCLQCLAETQGDNAGLVERVVLLGAPIPIKDEKWEDARKMVAGRFVNVYHTNDWTLGIIFRASVLSTGLAGIQPVQLRGIENVDATEYVEGHSSYLWMTKEILRQLDVDNYNAIFRTTQQAKPLQDQTKQTNIVFI, encoded by the exons ATGGAAATATCATTACTTTCATCAACACAGAAATACGCTGCCTCAGCTCTCTTCGCTGTGGCTCTTCACCATTCTCAGCTTCATCAAACACGCCCAACCACTCGTCTCCTTTCTCTTGAAGAAGAGCCTATTGGTGAAGGGGCTAGCAACAGCAGCACCATTTCCGTCTCTGATTTCCCCCACCTTTGGATCCATGACAACTCCGGTTTACTTTTGCCTGTCTTCAG GTTTATGGAAGTGGAGGATCAAGCTTGGGAGGGGCTCAAAGAAACTGCCGGAGTATCTACTCAAGCAAGGCATCACGTTGGATCA TTCATGACCTTACTGTCAGAGACAAATGATGAGGTTTCTTCAGGAATCCGAGAAAAGGAACTTGCTTTACTTAAGGCTGTGGATGCTACAATGCTTAGCATGGAAAGCTCTCTCGTTCTTTCTGAGGATAGCGATAAGAGTTGTGACTATGAAACTCATTGCCGCCAGAGGTGCGCTTATCCAGACACAACTACAGCTACGGATCCTAATGGAAGAATCCCAAGGACTACTCCCAATATATCCAATAATGAAGATGTGGATGGATCAGGATTTAGATTTTTCGAGAAACCAATTGAAGAGGGAAAATTGCTTTCAGAGGAGAGGAAATTAACGGTTCTTTATGAGCTTCTTTCATCTTGTGTAGCCGATTATGTGACTGATGGCGGATCAAAGGGCTATGATGCTCGGCACCGAGTGGCTCTTCGTTTGCTAGCTACTTGGCTCAATGTCAAATGGACAAAAATG GAGGCTATGGAGATAATTGTTGCTTGCAATCTCATTGTTCGGCTGAAGAACGAAGATGCAGAGCAATTTGGAAAGAGTAAGAACGATAAATGGAAACAGGCAGGCATTATTGGTGCTTCTGCTTTAACAGGAGGATCCTTGGTGGCCCTTACTGGTG GCCTAGCTGCCCCAGTTGTTGGACACGGATTAGGTGCCCTTGCTGCTACATTAGGCAGCATTGTTCCTGCAGTTGGAGTAGGTGGATTTGCTTTAGCCGCTAGTGCTACAGGACCAATTTCCGGTTCAGTTGCTGTTGCTGCATCATTTGGAG CTGCTGGAGCTGGTCTTGCAGGAAGTAGAACGGTTATAAGAATTGAAGACCTTGATGAATTCGAATTCATACAAACTGGGTTATATCATAACCAAGGC CGGCTAGCAGTTGGAATCTTGATTTCTGGAATTGCatttgaagaagaagatttCTTAAGGCCTTGggaaaattataatgataactTGGAGAG GTATGTGCTAAAGTGGGAGTCTAAGAATCTGATTGCATTGAACGCTGGGATAATGGAGTGGATTACTTCGA AAGTTGCATCAAACTTATTGCAAGGAGGAGCCATGCTGACTGTATTAAGTACATTACTAGCAGAAGAACCTCTGCCAGCAGCTTTGCTTGCTGCATCTGATCTTATCGACAGTGCATGGGCAATTGCTGTTGACAg ATCTGATAAAGCTGGAAAGCTGCTAGCTGAATTGTTAATAAGTGGATTGCAGGGACACAG ACCCGTGACACTCGTCGGTTTCTCATTGGGTGCCAGAGTAATCTTGAAATGTCTCCAGTGTCTGGCTGAAACACAAGGAGATAATG CTGGACTTGTTGAAAGAGTTGTTCTTCTTGGAGCTCCCATTccaataaaagatgaaaaatgggAAGATGCCAGGAAG ATGGTGGCAGGAAGATTTGTCAATGTTTACCATACCAATGATTGGACACTTGGAATCATTTTTCGTGCCAG CGTACTTTCCACGGGATTGGCCGGAATTCAACCTGTTCAACTTCGAGGGATTGAAAAT GTTGATGCAACTGAATATGTGGAGGGACACTCTTCTTATCTTTGGATGACAAAGGAAATCTTGAGACAGCTTGATGTAGACAACTATAATGCTATTTTTAGGACTACCCAGCAGGCTAAACCCCTGCAAGACCAaaccaaacaaacaaacatagttttcatataa
- the LOC105793815 gene encoding uncharacterized protein LOC105793815 isoform X3: MEISLLSSTQKYAASALFAVALHHSQLHQTRPTTRLLSLEEEPIGEGASNSSTISVSDFPHLWIHDNSGLLLPVFRFMEVEDQAWEGLKETAGVSTQARHHVGSFMTLLSETNDEVSSGIREKELALLKAVDATMLSMESSLVLSEDSDKSCDYETHCRQRCAYPDTTTATDPNGRIPRTTPNISNNEDVDGSGFRFFEKPIEEGKLLSEERKLTVLYELLSSCVADYVTDGGSKGYDARHRVALRLLATWLNVKWTKMEAMEIIVACNLIVRLKNEDAEQFGKSKNDKWKQAGIIGASALTGGSLVALTGAAGAGLAGSRTVIRIEDLDEFEFIQTGLYHNQGRLAVGILISGIAFEEEDFLRPWENYNDNLERYVLKWESKNLIALNAGIMEWITSKVASNLLQGGAMLTVLSTLLAEEPLPAALLAASDLIDSAWAIAVDRSDKAGKLLAELLISGLQGHRPVTLVGFSLGARVILKCLQCLAETQGDNAGLVERVVLLGAPIPIKDEKWEDARKMVAGRFVNVYHTNDWTLGIIFRASVLSTGLAGIQPVQLRGIENVDATEYVEGHSSYLWMTKEILRQLDVDNYNAIFRTTQQAKPLQDQTKQTNIVFI; this comes from the exons ATGGAAATATCATTACTTTCATCAACACAGAAATACGCTGCCTCAGCTCTCTTCGCTGTGGCTCTTCACCATTCTCAGCTTCATCAAACACGCCCAACCACTCGTCTCCTTTCTCTTGAAGAAGAGCCTATTGGTGAAGGGGCTAGCAACAGCAGCACCATTTCCGTCTCTGATTTCCCCCACCTTTGGATCCATGACAACTCCGGTTTACTTTTGCCTGTCTTCAG GTTTATGGAAGTGGAGGATCAAGCTTGGGAGGGGCTCAAAGAAACTGCCGGAGTATCTACTCAAGCAAGGCATCACGTTGGATCA TTCATGACCTTACTGTCAGAGACAAATGATGAGGTTTCTTCAGGAATCCGAGAAAAGGAACTTGCTTTACTTAAGGCTGTGGATGCTACAATGCTTAGCATGGAAAGCTCTCTCGTTCTTTCTGAGGATAGCGATAAGAGTTGTGACTATGAAACTCATTGCCGCCAGAGGTGCGCTTATCCAGACACAACTACAGCTACGGATCCTAATGGAAGAATCCCAAGGACTACTCCCAATATATCCAATAATGAAGATGTGGATGGATCAGGATTTAGATTTTTCGAGAAACCAATTGAAGAGGGAAAATTGCTTTCAGAGGAGAGGAAATTAACGGTTCTTTATGAGCTTCTTTCATCTTGTGTAGCCGATTATGTGACTGATGGCGGATCAAAGGGCTATGATGCTCGGCACCGAGTGGCTCTTCGTTTGCTAGCTACTTGGCTCAATGTCAAATGGACAAAAATG GAGGCTATGGAGATAATTGTTGCTTGCAATCTCATTGTTCGGCTGAAGAACGAAGATGCAGAGCAATTTGGAAAGAGTAAGAACGATAAATGGAAACAGGCAGGCATTATTGGTGCTTCTGCTTTAACAGGAGGATCCTTGGTGGCCCTTACTGGTG CTGCTGGAGCTGGTCTTGCAGGAAGTAGAACGGTTATAAGAATTGAAGACCTTGATGAATTCGAATTCATACAAACTGGGTTATATCATAACCAAGGC CGGCTAGCAGTTGGAATCTTGATTTCTGGAATTGCatttgaagaagaagatttCTTAAGGCCTTGggaaaattataatgataactTGGAGAG GTATGTGCTAAAGTGGGAGTCTAAGAATCTGATTGCATTGAACGCTGGGATAATGGAGTGGATTACTTCGA AAGTTGCATCAAACTTATTGCAAGGAGGAGCCATGCTGACTGTATTAAGTACATTACTAGCAGAAGAACCTCTGCCAGCAGCTTTGCTTGCTGCATCTGATCTTATCGACAGTGCATGGGCAATTGCTGTTGACAg ATCTGATAAAGCTGGAAAGCTGCTAGCTGAATTGTTAATAAGTGGATTGCAGGGACACAG ACCCGTGACACTCGTCGGTTTCTCATTGGGTGCCAGAGTAATCTTGAAATGTCTCCAGTGTCTGGCTGAAACACAAGGAGATAATG CTGGACTTGTTGAAAGAGTTGTTCTTCTTGGAGCTCCCATTccaataaaagatgaaaaatgggAAGATGCCAGGAAG ATGGTGGCAGGAAGATTTGTCAATGTTTACCATACCAATGATTGGACACTTGGAATCATTTTTCGTGCCAG CGTACTTTCCACGGGATTGGCCGGAATTCAACCTGTTCAACTTCGAGGGATTGAAAAT GTTGATGCAACTGAATATGTGGAGGGACACTCTTCTTATCTTTGGATGACAAAGGAAATCTTGAGACAGCTTGATGTAGACAACTATAATGCTATTTTTAGGACTACCCAGCAGGCTAAACCCCTGCAAGACCAaaccaaacaaacaaacatagttttcatataa
- the LOC105793815 gene encoding uncharacterized protein LOC105793815 isoform X2 has product MEISLLSSTQKYAASALFAVALHHSQLHQTRPTTRLLSLEEEPIGEGASNSSTISVSDFPHLWIHDNSGLLLPVFRFMEVEDQAWEGLKETAGVSTQARHHVGSFMTLLSETNDEVSSGIREKELALLKAVDATMLSMESSLVLSEDSDKSCDYETHCRQRCAYPDTTTATDPNGRIPRTTPNISNNEDVDGSGFRFFEKPIEEGKLLSEERKLTVLYELLSSCVADYVTDGGSKGYDARHRVALRLLATWLNVKWTKMEAMEIIVACNLIVRLKNEDAEQFGKSKNDKWKQAGIIGASALTGGSLVALTGGLAAPVVGHGLGALAATLGSIVPAVGVGGFALAASATGPISGSVAVAASFGAAGAGLAGSRTVIRIEDLDEFEFIQTGLYHNQGRLAVGILISGIAFEEEDFLRPWENYNDNLERYVLKWESKNLIALNAGIMEWITSKVASNLLQGGAMLTVLSTLLAEEPLPAALLAASDLIDSAWAIAVDRSDKAGKLLAELLISGLQGHRPVTLVGFSLGARVILKCLQCLAETQGDNAGLVERVVLLGAPIPIKDEKWEDARWWQEDLSMFTIPMIGHLESFFVPAYFPRDWPEFNLFNFEGLKMLMQLNMWRDTLLIFG; this is encoded by the exons ATGGAAATATCATTACTTTCATCAACACAGAAATACGCTGCCTCAGCTCTCTTCGCTGTGGCTCTTCACCATTCTCAGCTTCATCAAACACGCCCAACCACTCGTCTCCTTTCTCTTGAAGAAGAGCCTATTGGTGAAGGGGCTAGCAACAGCAGCACCATTTCCGTCTCTGATTTCCCCCACCTTTGGATCCATGACAACTCCGGTTTACTTTTGCCTGTCTTCAG GTTTATGGAAGTGGAGGATCAAGCTTGGGAGGGGCTCAAAGAAACTGCCGGAGTATCTACTCAAGCAAGGCATCACGTTGGATCA TTCATGACCTTACTGTCAGAGACAAATGATGAGGTTTCTTCAGGAATCCGAGAAAAGGAACTTGCTTTACTTAAGGCTGTGGATGCTACAATGCTTAGCATGGAAAGCTCTCTCGTTCTTTCTGAGGATAGCGATAAGAGTTGTGACTATGAAACTCATTGCCGCCAGAGGTGCGCTTATCCAGACACAACTACAGCTACGGATCCTAATGGAAGAATCCCAAGGACTACTCCCAATATATCCAATAATGAAGATGTGGATGGATCAGGATTTAGATTTTTCGAGAAACCAATTGAAGAGGGAAAATTGCTTTCAGAGGAGAGGAAATTAACGGTTCTTTATGAGCTTCTTTCATCTTGTGTAGCCGATTATGTGACTGATGGCGGATCAAAGGGCTATGATGCTCGGCACCGAGTGGCTCTTCGTTTGCTAGCTACTTGGCTCAATGTCAAATGGACAAAAATG GAGGCTATGGAGATAATTGTTGCTTGCAATCTCATTGTTCGGCTGAAGAACGAAGATGCAGAGCAATTTGGAAAGAGTAAGAACGATAAATGGAAACAGGCAGGCATTATTGGTGCTTCTGCTTTAACAGGAGGATCCTTGGTGGCCCTTACTGGTG GCCTAGCTGCCCCAGTTGTTGGACACGGATTAGGTGCCCTTGCTGCTACATTAGGCAGCATTGTTCCTGCAGTTGGAGTAGGTGGATTTGCTTTAGCCGCTAGTGCTACAGGACCAATTTCCGGTTCAGTTGCTGTTGCTGCATCATTTGGAG CTGCTGGAGCTGGTCTTGCAGGAAGTAGAACGGTTATAAGAATTGAAGACCTTGATGAATTCGAATTCATACAAACTGGGTTATATCATAACCAAGGC CGGCTAGCAGTTGGAATCTTGATTTCTGGAATTGCatttgaagaagaagatttCTTAAGGCCTTGggaaaattataatgataactTGGAGAG GTATGTGCTAAAGTGGGAGTCTAAGAATCTGATTGCATTGAACGCTGGGATAATGGAGTGGATTACTTCGA AAGTTGCATCAAACTTATTGCAAGGAGGAGCCATGCTGACTGTATTAAGTACATTACTAGCAGAAGAACCTCTGCCAGCAGCTTTGCTTGCTGCATCTGATCTTATCGACAGTGCATGGGCAATTGCTGTTGACAg ATCTGATAAAGCTGGAAAGCTGCTAGCTGAATTGTTAATAAGTGGATTGCAGGGACACAG ACCCGTGACACTCGTCGGTTTCTCATTGGGTGCCAGAGTAATCTTGAAATGTCTCCAGTGTCTGGCTGAAACACAAGGAGATAATG CTGGACTTGTTGAAAGAGTTGTTCTTCTTGGAGCTCCCATTccaataaaagatgaaaaatgggAAGATGCCAG ATGGTGGCAGGAAGATTTGTCAATGTTTACCATACCAATGATTGGACACTTGGAATCATTTTTCGTGCCAG CGTACTTTCCACGGGATTGGCCGGAATTCAACCTGTTCAACTTCGAGGGATTGAAAAT GTTGATGCAACTGAATATGTGGAGGGACACTCTTCTTATCTTTGGATGA